A part of Anabas testudineus chromosome 7, fAnaTes1.2, whole genome shotgun sequence genomic DNA contains:
- the LOC113167010 gene encoding rho-related GTP-binding protein RhoA-C, whose product MAAIRKKLVIVGDGACGKTCLLIVFSKDQFPEVYVPTVFENYVADIEVDGKQVELALWDTAGQEDYDRLRPLSYPDTDVILMCFSIDSPDSLENIPEKWTPEVKHFCPNVPIILVGNKKDLRNDDHTRRELAKMKQEPVKSDEARDMANRINAFGYLECSAKTKDGVREVFEMATRAALQAKRRGKKGGCNLL is encoded by the exons ATGGCTGCAATCAGAAAGAAACTAGTGATAGTTGGTGATGGAGCCTGTGGCAAGACCTGTCTCCTGATAGTGTTCAGCAAGGATCAGTTCCCTGAGGTTTATGTGCCCACTGTGTTTGAAAACTATGTGGCAGATATTGAGGTAGATGGTAAACAG GTGGAGCTGGCTCTTTGGGACACAGCTGGTCAAGAGGACTACGATCGACTGAGGCCTCTCTCCTATCCAGACACAGATGTCATCCTCATGTGTTTCTCAATCGACAGCCCTGACAGTTTAG AGAATATTCCAGAGAAGTGGACGCCTGAGGTCAAGCACTTCTGTCCCAATGTGCCCATTATTCTTGTGGGGAACAAGAAGGACCTGCGAAATGATGATCACACACGTCGGGAGTTAGCAAAGATGAAACAG GAACCAGTGAAGTCAGACGAGGCGAGGGACATGGCCAACCGGATCAACGCCTTTGGTTACCTGGAGTGCTCAGCCAAGACCAAGGACGGCGTGAGGGAGGTGTTTGAGATGGCCACCAGGGCGGCGCTGCAGGCCAAGAGACGAGGCAAGAAGGGTGGCTGCAATCTGCTATAA